In a single window of the Pseudomonas oryzihabitans genome:
- a CDS encoding DUF4136 domain-containing protein produces MKRCLLLLSVLLLAACAERGPRNLDYDASRDFAAYRSWSWADPAIEYRPNDPRVRSDLTEQRLRDSVSGGLDQRGLRPAATGTRPDLRIKLYVILDQRQQSYSYADPYWGPGWGGPWGSAWGPGPWGPSYVRTQTVTYPVMTVQLDMLDGRDGKLVWRASEERLLDDQNATPAQRSAGFGRLINELLIGYPPRP; encoded by the coding sequence ATGAAACGCTGTCTCCTGCTGCTGTCGGTCCTGCTGCTGGCGGCCTGTGCCGAGCGGGGACCCCGCAACCTGGACTATGACGCCAGCCGCGATTTCGCCGCCTATCGCAGCTGGAGCTGGGCCGATCCAGCCATCGAGTACCGACCCAACGATCCCCGGGTGCGCAGCGATCTTACCGAGCAGCGCCTGCGCGACTCGGTCAGCGGCGGCCTCGACCAGCGTGGGCTGCGCCCCGCCGCGACAGGCACGCGGCCAGACCTCAGGATCAAGCTCTATGTGATCCTCGACCAGCGTCAGCAGAGCTACAGCTATGCCGACCCCTACTGGGGTCCGGGCTGGGGTGGCCCTTGGGGCTCCGCCTGGGGCCCGGGCCCCTGGGGACCGAGCTATGTGCGCACCCAGACCGTCACCTATCCGGTGATGACGGTGCAGCTCGACATGCTCGACGGCCGCGATGGCAAGCTGGTCTGGCGTGCTAGCGAAGAACGGCTGCTGGACGACCAGAACGCCACGCCCGCCCAACGCAGTGCCGGCTTTGGCCGCCTGATCAACGAACTGCTGATAGGCTATCCGCCGCGTCCTTGA